A DNA window from Syngnathus typhle isolate RoL2023-S1 ecotype Sweden linkage group LG2, RoL_Styp_1.0, whole genome shotgun sequence contains the following coding sequences:
- the LOC133149907 gene encoding ankyrin repeat domain-containing protein 10-like: MSIERDFSSADEALTGMFPIHRACRDGDVGALLSLNQHHIHLTTEDSCYGWTPIHWAAHCGQLECVMRLVQMGCNVNMVSTRFNHTPIHTAALGGHTRCVLWLLQAGADVNRQDLVGEAPIHKAARAASMECIQVLLIAGAKLHLRNTSGQTAADLARTHGSDDCLRFIANLQEHLLQLGELHGNGEKNGNGPVRDPGLLCRKRLQSAFENGQMKKARREMLPQMQHSELEDSMEYNCGAHPPSPVDDEPMKSIPDCDEVSTRLSWQQGSSSSDQRNSPDMCGSLHLTGSPNSCVPHRPESENLLKADWGEFLLYGHYHGFGDTAEELSDRDHYEQKSFQNMEGVMQLSHDRF; this comes from the exons ATGTCTATAGAACGAGACTTTTCGAGCGCCGATGAGGCGCTCACGGGCATGTTCCCCATCCACCGCGCTTGTCGTGATGGAGATGTTGGAGCTTTGCTGTCACTGAACCAGCATCACATCCATCTAACAACCGAGGACTCCTGCTACGGTTGGACCCCCATTCACTGGGCTGCTCACTGTGGACAG TTGGAGTGTGTCATGCGCCTGGTGCAGATGGGTTGCAACGTGAACATGGTGTCCACTCGCTTCAACCATACCCCAATACACACCGCTGCACTTGGGGGGCATACTCGCTGTGTTTTGTGGCTGTTGCAGGCTGGTGCAGATGTCAACCGGCAG GATTTGGTAGGTGAGGCTCCCATCCATAAAGCTGCCAGAGCAGCCTCCATGGAGTGTATCCAGGTTCTGCTGATAGCAGGTGCCAAACTACA CTTAAGGAACACCAGTGGCCAAACCGCAGCTGACCTCGCGCGCACTCACGGCTCTGATGACTGCCTCCGCTTCATAGCTAACTTGCAGGAGCACCTGTTGCAGCTCGGTGAGCTCCATGGCAACGGGGAGAAGAATGGGAACGGCCCTGTCCGTGATCCCGGTCTGCTGTGTAGGAAAAGGCTGCAGTCTGCTTTTGAGAATGGTCAAATGAAGAAGGCAAGGAGAG AAATGTTACCACAGATGCAGCATTCTGAGCTTGAGGACAGCATGGAATACAACTGTGGAG cTCATCCACCCTCTCCTGTTGACGACGAACCGATGAAAAGCATTCCCGACTGTGATGAGGTTTCCACACGGCTGTCTTGGCAGCAGGGAAGTTCTTCATCCGATCAGCGCAACTCACCTGATATGTGCGGCTCACTGCATCTGACTGGAAGTCCCAACAGCTGCGTGCCCCATCGACCAGAATCAGAGAATCTACTAAAAGCTGATTGGGGCGAATTCCTACTTTATGGACATTATCATGGCTTTGGGGACACAGCGGAGGAGTTATCTGACAGAGACCACTATGAACAGAAGTCTTTTCAAAATATGGAAGGTGTCATGCAACTGTCCCACGACAGATTCTAA